Proteins encoded together in one Flavobacterium keumense window:
- a CDS encoding ComF family protein codes for MITNENVICTNCRHEIPLTQHHLNPENEAFKKFYGRIPVEHVSALLYFHKKGIVQELIHSLKYRGQEDIGTFLGEWYAEELKNHQLLQTVDFIIPVPLHPKKLRERGYNQVTEFGNALAKSLHIPVNNTILFRQVYSKTQSQKNRLGRTEGIDSVFDVSFSEKDHNQHFLLIDDVITTGATLEVCAKALLKIPGAKISIVCVWQWQIRNNPSAYFELFT; via the coding sequence TTGATTACTAACGAAAACGTAATTTGCACCAATTGCCGACACGAAATTCCGCTTACCCAACACCATTTGAATCCTGAAAATGAAGCTTTCAAGAAATTTTATGGTCGAATCCCTGTCGAACACGTTTCGGCTTTATTGTATTTTCATAAAAAAGGAATTGTACAAGAATTAATTCATAGTTTGAAATACCGAGGCCAAGAGGATATTGGCACCTTTTTAGGCGAATGGTATGCCGAAGAATTAAAAAATCACCAATTGCTCCAAACCGTTGACTTCATTATTCCCGTGCCTTTACATCCAAAAAAGTTACGTGAAAGAGGTTACAATCAAGTAACTGAATTTGGAAATGCATTAGCGAAATCACTACATATTCCAGTAAATAATACAATTTTATTTCGGCAAGTGTATTCCAAAACCCAATCCCAAAAAAATCGTTTGGGCAGAACCGAAGGAATTGATTCCGTTTTTGATGTTTCGTTCTCTGAAAAGGACCACAACCAACATTTTCTTTTGATTGATGATGTTATTACCACTGGGGCTACCTTAGAAGTTTGTGCCAAAGCGTTGTTAAAAATTCCTGGAGCGAAAATTAGTATTGTTTGTGTATGGCAATGGCAGATTCGTAATAACCCTTCTGCTTATTTTGAATTATTTACATAG